A stretch of Mya arenaria isolate MELC-2E11 chromosome 14, ASM2691426v1 DNA encodes these proteins:
- the LOC128216344 gene encoding transcription intermediary factor 1-alpha-like yields the protein MDAVPGRKARMASCLAPGLTYCQPCVEDGKKILPEAFCPVCKEFLCSNCARVHRNQKITKRHALQDKDRMPSSFHEQSEEEMFTETCQRHAKEFIKYYCQRHYGLLCGDCLIENEDHRSCKVEKIQQVAKRYKQGAEYNSLKTGLVNTASDISKISHDIQAIMKSVDEESLTNINELRKFMNNINRYLQKRENELLAEIDRKKRTSKTLLDELKSKCTNMKSSIKKLKSELQAQDDNSNQLFIVGKRAIKELVGLQAALEEVSRRSDQ from the exons ATGGATGCAGTTCCAGGGCGAAAGGCGAGAATGGCATCTTGTTTGGCGCCTGGCCTCACCTACTGCCAGCCGTGCGTGGAGGACGGCAAGAAAATCCTCCCCGAGGCCTTCTGTCCCGTCTGCAAGGAGTTCCTGTGTTCTAACTGTGCCCGAGTACACCGGAATCAGAAAATAACCAAACGCCACGCCCTTCAGGACAAGGACCGTATGCCTTCCTCATTCCACGAACAGAGTGAAGAGGAAATGTTTACAGAAACATGTCAGCGTCATGCTAAagagtttatcaaatattacTGTCAGCGTCATTATGGACTTTTGTGTGGAGACTGTTTAATTGAGAATGAAGATCATCGCTCTTGTAAAGTAGAGAAAATTCAGCAAGTGGCAAAACGGTATAAGCAGGGTGCAGAATACAACAGCCTTAAAACAGGACTTGTCAACACGGCCAGTGACATTAGCAAAATTTCACACGACATACAAGCGATCATGAAATCAGTTGACGAAGAAAGCCTTACCAATATCAATGAGCTTCGCAAATTCATGAATAATATAAACCGGTACCTGCAAAAAAGGGAAAACGAACTCTTGGCAGAAATCGATCGGAAGAAACGGACATCCAAGACACTGCTAGATGAACTGAAatcaaaatgcacaaatatgaaatcatccattaaaaaactaaaatcGGAGCTACAAGCACAGGACGACAACAGCAATCAGCTATTTATAGTAGGAAAGCGAGCTATAAAAGAGCTGGTAGGTCTCCAGGCAGCCCTGGAAGAGGTGAGCAGGAGGAGTGAT CAATAG